ggcaacTTTTTCTAAGTGAAAGTCAGGCTGCCTACGTCACGTAAACATGGCCGCCCAGAGCAAGTAACAGCTGGATGGGGTAAACAAACAAACGTGTTCAGTCGATATACTGCGTAAGTGCAGTTTTGGTcgtgctttgtttttttccgtaCGACTGAAGCCTCTGTGGGGACAGAATAGTGAGCAGacactgcaaacaggactgATCGTGGGACCTGATCGTCTGTCGGCCAGAAAGCAGCGTTAAGTCCTGGTTCTGACAGCGGAGGACGCACATCTGGTAGACAACGAGACGCCTTCTTTTCAGAACCAGCGATGAGAGTGTCGAAATCTGCATTAGTTTGCGACGCGATGGGTCCTAGCCGTGCTGCTGGTCGCTTTCCATAAATGCGCAGCGAGATCCGCGCAGGAGCCGTGTCCGTCCTCTCCAAGATGTCTAACACTAACCCCGGCCTTGTCCTGCGCCCCGCAGCCTCAATGACTACACCCTGGAGCAGATGAGTGACCGCAGGAGGCAGAAAGCTGCGGAGGATGGAGAGCGGAGTCTCATCGGGCCTCCATCCGGACACGCCGGGGAGAGCCTCCTGGGCCGAGACGCCTCCACTCCGTTCTTCGTCTACCTGCTGGCCTTTTTCTCCGCCCTGGGAGGCTTCCTCTTCGGCTACGACACGGGGGTGGTGTCTGGAGccatgctgctgctgaagaaggAGATGCACCTGAGCGCCCTGTGGCAGGAGCTGCTGGTTTCCAGCACCGTCGGAGCGGCGGCGCTGTCCGCCCTCAGCGGAGGCTTCCTGAACGGCTGGCTGGGGCGCAGGGTCTGCATCCTGTTGGCCAGCTTCGTCTTCAGTGTCGGTGGGGTGGTCCTGGGTGTGGCCCAGATCAAAGAGGTCCTCCTGGTGGGCAGGGTCATAGTCGGTTTGGGCATTGGTAAGTATTCATACTTCACCTTCTCTCACGTAtcttttaatgggattttagaCCAACACCAATTGGTGCGTGATTGTGAACGGGAATATGCTTTTACCATTAAGAATCTGGAAAGTTTGCCACGCGTTGACGCCCTTTGTGTCAGTACTTTGTAGTAGCGCTTTTTGCTGCGGTTCCAGCAGGAACTAGTGTTTGGATTATATTACACACACAAACTTCTATTCATACTCCTTTGCGAAACAGCTCAACCTCACTCACCTTGGATGGTGAACATCTGTAGACACCTgtttaggcctggactttgactgggccattccaaaCTGTAGAGCAAGTTAAGAAGCCTTGCTCTAAATCAGAGctagacgataattcaatatatatcaatcaataaacgtatattgatgatagtaaaaaaaaaaaaaaaggttcaatacagtaacagttttccttccttttgcattatagccatgtaggttaacaTTGCAGTCATTAcacctctcaaccaatcacaaacgcagacccaggaaccaagctccgcccccttccaagagttcagagagcacgctttttctttctctttttttaaatacttgcagttttggtaaaacgttggttaaataaagggttgagtttgaattcagtgtttgtgtgttatgtatctaaaaataggtcatcagGCAACAACATAAaacggccagggctgcacttacaatatgttttgaatttgttgatagtCATCGACATCGACACAAtacgatttctattttatcgacatGCTTTTTATTGTCCCACTGGAAGGCGAACCTCCACCTCAGCCTCTAACAGATCTCTTCTAGGATTAAATCGTATTTGTCTCAGTTTATCTTGCCGTCTGTCAGCTGTCACCAGCTTTTCCATCCCTCCtcaagaaaagcatccccgcTCCCTGACGCAGCCGTGCAAAAGGCAGAGACGAGCACAGCCGTCAACATGTCTTGTGACACGCTGCAAATAGGACTCCTTATGGCTTCCTCTTTGGCGCCTTTCCAAAAAGGCCTGTTTTAACCTCGgatctgctttaaacctctccacatcTGCGGTTTTCCTGGCCCTTCAGGATCCCGCTCGTTCACTCGTGTTCTCCAGCAAACCTCCGAGGCAGGGCTGTCCAAAATGTTCGGCTCGTGGACCGTAACTGTCATGTCAAAAGCACTCGGGGccagaaaatgaataaaaaaaataacataaccaaacagttgtgactttttttttttacctgctctacaaaatatgatcattttaagtAAACAAAATGGCCTAtctgtatttagccaattttgATCAATAAATTCCAATCAGATTTGCGCGGCTGGATAGATGTAGTCCTATTTGAAATGAAGGAGAATGGgtagtttttaaaaaactaCCCGTTATTAAAAGACACATGTTTGTGTTGGACCAGATTCCCATTAAATCAactgtaagattttaacttatctgtaataattataaataataaagtgtTGGTCTGcgaaatctttcttgaaatgcaattGAGGCCACACAGAATCAGCACAGGGGCCGCAagtggcccccgggccgccatTTGGATACGCCTGCTCTAAAGTCTTCACAAAAAGACCTTTAACTGCCAATTTACTGCCAATTATTTGCCGTGGTTCCTTTTAGGTCCATCAGAGTAAATGCAACTAGGACGAAGCACAAAAAAACGCGTCGCTCGTTTTTGGCCCAGATAAACGTTCgtgatgtcatcatttttcctcttctttgtgCTGAACTGCGACATAAAATCTTCGTGCACTACGTTGAAGtcttactgttaaaaaaaaacgcttcctcCCACCAGGCATCGCTTCCATGACCGTTCCTGTATACATCGCAGAAGTTTCCCCCCCTCACCTGAGAGGCCAGCTGGTCACCATGAACTCGCTCTTCATCACCGGAGGCCAGTTCGTTGCCAGTGTGGTGGACGGGGCTTTCAGCTACATGAGTCACGACGGCTGGAGGTATTCCACTTGGATTTTGCCGTTTCCTGGGCCTGGCAGTAGGGAGGCTTTGAAATTGTGGAGAAGGAGCAGTTGTCTCTTTCGGCGGTCCTCTTCCTCACTCcctccctgcttcccccctcccccctgctCATAGGTACATGCTGGGTCTGTCTGTCCTCCCCGCCGCGCTGCAGTTCTTTGGCTTCATCTGTCTGCCGGAGAGCCCCCGCTGGCTCCTGCAGAAGGGGCGGAGCCAGGAGGCGCGGCAGGTCCTGGGCCGGATCCGGGGGGGCCGGGACATCGAGGAGGAGTACGACGCCATCCGAGGCAGCATCGAGGAGGAGGCGAGGGACGGGGGATCAGGTCCGAGGACCGCGTGAGGATGGAGCCTCGTTCTGCAGAGCTGTATTTAGGCGCCACTTTGAAACcgtgttaacttttgatctgCAGGAGGCGTAGTCATTTTACGCATGCTGAGCTACGGCCCGACTCGCAGGGCTCTGGTCGTCGGCTGTGGCCTCCAGATGTTTCAGCAGCTGTCTGGGATCAACACAGTCATGTACGCCTAATTGTGACGTTATTACCGCCTTTACTGGAGCCTGGGTTCCTTCTAACTTCACCTCTGTGCGTTCGCGTGAAGGTACTACAGCGCCACCATTCTGCAGATGGCGGGGGTGCGGGAAGACAAGCAGGCCATCTGGCTGGCCGCAGCAACCTCAGCCACAAACTTCGTGTTCACCTTGGTCGGGGTGTGGCTCGTGGAGAGAGTGGGCCGCAGGAAGCTGACCCTGGGCAGTCTGTTAGGTTGGTAACTCGGCATGCCGCTGCTCAGATGATCTGATTGGACTTGAGGTGGCTGATGTGGGCctccttcctctcagctgtatttagttttt
This genomic stretch from Fundulus heteroclitus isolate FHET01 chromosome 2, MU-UCD_Fhet_4.1, whole genome shotgun sequence harbors:
- the slc2a13b gene encoding solute carrier family 2 member 13b isoform X1; amino-acid sequence: MIQMNRFQMTTSSFSFQSAITLSYDPTQASWLPRKKWCAAELQNALFRSLNDYTLEQMSDRRRQKAAEDGERSLIGPPSGHAGESLLGRDASTPFFVYLLAFFSALGGFLFGYDTGVVSGAMLLLKKEMHLSALWQELLVSSTVGAAALSALSGGFLNGWLGRRVCILLASFVFSVGGVVLGVAQIKEVLLVGRVIVGLGIGIASMTVPVYIAEVSPPHLRGQLVTMNSLFITGGQFVASVVDGAFSYMSHDGWRYMLGLSVLPAALQFFGFICLPESPRWLLQKGRSQEARQVLGRIRGGRDIEEEYDAIRGSIEEEARDGGSGGVVILRMLSYGPTRRALVVGCGLQMFQQLSGINTVMYYSATILQMAGVREDKQAIWLAAATSATNFVFTLVGVWLVERVGRRKLTLGSLLGTGLSLALLAVGFLLSAQNSPAVTLHPVDARNSTCRLYGSCELCMLDPDCGFCYLENGTSVFDSSCLPVDPASTDSAAWGRCSNRTEESTSPYWAYNHCPTPYSWVVLLGLILYLASFAPGMGTMPWTVNSEIYPLWARSTGNACSAGVNWIFNVLVSLTFLHVAEYLTYYGAFFMYAGLAVLGLLFVLWCLPETKGLQLEDIENLFTRRLCSCGGLPANDSRHVHYVRQSSDFTAAQYGAVESDCAIAYITVSTVFEALPLFCSSAENPILTYNHVSLFLQLR
- the slc2a13b gene encoding solute carrier family 2 member 13b isoform X2, with the translated sequence MIQMNRFQMTTSSFSFQSAITLSYDPTQASWLPRKKWCAAELQNALFRSLNDYTLEQMSDRRRQKAAEDGERSLIGPPSGHAGESLLGRDASTPFFVYLLAFFSALGGFLFGYDTGVVSGAMLLLKKEMHLSALWQELLVSSTVGAAALSALSGGFLNGWLGRRVCILLASFVFSVGGVVLGVAQIKEVLLVGRVIVGLGIGIASMTVPVYIAEVSPPHLRGQLVTMNSLFITGGQFVASVVDGAFSYMSHDGWRYMLGLSVLPAALQFFGFICLPESPRWLLQKGRSQEARQVLGRIRGGRDIEEEYDAIRGSIEEEARDGGSGGVVILRMLSYGPTRRALVVGCGLQMFQQLSGINTVMYYSATILQMAGVREDKQAIWLAAATSATNFVFTLVGVWLVERVGRRKLTLGSLLGTGLSLALLAVGFLLSAQNSPAVTLHPVDARNSTCRLYGSCELCMLDPDCGFCYLENGTSVFDSSCLPVDPASTDSAAWGRCSNRTEESTSPYWAYNHCPTPYSWVVLLGLILYLASFAPGMGTMPWTVNSEIYPLWARSTGNACSAGVNWIFNVLVSLTFLHVAEYLTYYGAFFMYAGLAVLGLLFVLWCLPETKGLQLEDIENLFTRRLCSCGGLPANDSRHVHYVRQSSDFTAAQYGAVESDCAIAYITLR
- the slc2a13b gene encoding solute carrier family 2 member 13b isoform X3, which codes for MIQMNRFQMTTSSFSFQSAITLSYDPTQASWLPRKKWCAAELQNALFRSLNDYTLEQMSDRRRQKAAEDGERSLIGPPSGHAGESLLGRDASTPFFVYLLAFFSALGGFLFGYDTGVVSGAMLLLKKEMHLSALWQELLVSSTVGAAALSALSGGFLNGWLGRRVCILLASFVFSVGGVVLGVAQIKEVLLVGRVIVGLGIGIASMTVPVYIAEVSPPHLRGQLVTMNSLFITGGQFVASVVDGAFSYMSHDGWRYMLGLSVLPAALQFFGFICLPESPRWLLQKGRSQEARQVLGRIRGGRDIEEEYDAIRGSIEEEARDGGSGGVVILRMLSYGPTRRALVVGCGLQMFQQLSGINTVMYYSATILQMAGVREDKQAIWLAAATSATNFVFTLVGVWLVERVGRRKLTLGSLLGTGLSLALLAVGFLLSAQNSPAVTLHPVDARNSTCRLYGSCELCMLDPDCGFCYLENGTSVFDSSCLPVDPASTDSAAWGRCSNRTEESTSPYWAYNHCPTPYSWVVLLGLILYLASFAPGMGTMPWTVNSEIYPLWARSTGNACSAGVNWIFNVLVSLTFLHVAEYLTYYGAFFMYAGLAVLGLLFVLWCLPETKGLQLEDIENLFTRRLCSCGGLPANDSRHVHYVRVKGNNYLHSDNDASDVD
- the slc2a13b gene encoding solute carrier family 2 member 13b isoform X4 — protein: MSDRRRQKAAEDGERSLIGPPSGHAGESLLGRDASTPFFVYLLAFFSALGGFLFGYDTGVVSGAMLLLKKEMHLSALWQELLVSSTVGAAALSALSGGFLNGWLGRRVCILLASFVFSVGGVVLGVAQIKEVLLVGRVIVGLGIGIASMTVPVYIAEVSPPHLRGQLVTMNSLFITGGQFVASVVDGAFSYMSHDGWRYMLGLSVLPAALQFFGFICLPESPRWLLQKGRSQEARQVLGRIRGGRDIEEEYDAIRGSIEEEARDGGSGGVVILRMLSYGPTRRALVVGCGLQMFQQLSGINTVMYYSATILQMAGVREDKQAIWLAAATSATNFVFTLVGVWLVERVGRRKLTLGSLLGTGLSLALLAVGFLLSAQNSPAVTLHPVDARNSTCRLYGSCELCMLDPDCGFCYLENGTSVFDSSCLPVDPASTDSAAWGRCSNRTEESTSPYWAYNHCPTPYSWVVLLGLILYLASFAPGMGTMPWTVNSEIYPLWARSTGNACSAGVNWIFNVLVSLTFLHVAEYLTYYGAFFMYAGLAVLGLLFVLWCLPETKGLQLEDIENLFTRRLCSCGGLPANDSRHVHYVRQSSDFTAAQYGAVESDCAIAYITVSTVFEALPLFCSSAENPILTYNHVSLFLQLR